Sequence from the Helianthus annuus cultivar XRQ/B chromosome 13, HanXRQr2.0-SUNRISE, whole genome shotgun sequence genome:
GGAGTtaaaaagaagaggaagaaagttACAACCAGGTAATCTTTTCATGTATATTCAAGTGTAAGATCACACGGTGTGGGCTTGGAAAAGAGGCGTGATGGCCCTTTCACGCCGGGAACACAACCCCTTGTGGTGGCGTGAACATGGCATGGTGGTGAGGGTGGGGCGTTTTCCACCAGCGTGGGGGCATTTGGGTTGTAAGGTGGAGGCTCTTGATTGGTGGGTGAATTTTGGCtgtgttttaattggttgatgtttattttttattttatataaaaacgCCACTAACCATGCCGCTCCCACACTTCCTTTTTTGCACCACGCCATTTTTTGACGTGTGCTGATGTGGCAGCCACATATCGAATAACGCCACTCTTTCATTGCCCCTCACTCTGTATAGTCAATGGTAAAATGTAAAACTTTAGTAACCGATAATCTTTTCATATAAAATGCAAAACCTTAGGAACTAGAATATATTTAAGTGTAATGGTAAAATGCAAAACCTTAGGGTCTGTTTAGTATTGGGTAATGAAATGGATTGTGGCGGGTAGTGGCGGTGGCCGGTGGGGGTTAATGGTGCTGGCTGGGGCACTGGTGGCAGcgggtagtggtggtggtggcggcgggtGGCGGTGTTGGTGGTGGCCAgtggcgatgggtggtggtggtaaaCGGTGAGAAAGGGAACGGAATGAAAAAATATGGTGTGGATGAAATGAATTTTGGGTGTTTAGATGCAACGAGTGATTTCATTTTATTGACTAAACAAACATTCTTTTTTTATATTCCCTCGTAATGGTCCATTCTATTTCGTCGGCTATTCCTATTTGTATTTgattactatttaaaaaaaaattatttctgTTCTTTCTATTTCCTTCTGTTAAAAATAACTAGGAACACAAATATTTTCAAAGTTTCTTTCATCTCTATTTAAAAAGCACTCAAGACCACAGCAATAGATGGGTGTTTAACTTTTAAAATTGTGTGTGGATTTTTCAGTTGGATAGTGAACCTGAACCAAACTCTGCACTCTCCAACTCGAGATCGGATGAAGACGAAGAAGAAAAGATATTGAAAGAATTGAAGAAAGTTAGAAGGCAGAATGTAGTAACACACTGCCTTCTTTCAGTCATGATTCTTCTCACAGTTACTTGGCAGATATCCGAGGTTTCAATCATCTTAAAACTCAAAAACGGAGTCGCTCACCCCTTTCGGTCCATTGGTAGCATACTTTTGAGTATGATAAAACCCCATCGACCACAACTTGATAAAGATAATGACACACTAATTACAGAGGCATCGAACCTCATCGAGTCCACACCCGTTCATGATCTCAAACTTCCAAAGCTTCCGCATCTTGAGCTACCCAAAATCAACTTGGGGCTTAATGATCAAGATTGACTCACAAAATCAAAAGAGATGGTCAAATCCAAATCAACTTTTGCTTCTTTTCATTTCTTCGTGTTTCGGATGATTTGTTATGAACACGTTATTCTATTGCATTCGGTTTCGTTTACAGCCTAAAagcctgttttttttttttttttttctatttcaaATACTTGATCATCTTAAattaaaacaagatttttaagCACATAAAAGAGGTGAATTTTTATATAAAAGTATAGGATTTTTTCCTTAACAGAGGTGTAGTCATCAAATTTTATTTACCGTTGTAGATTTGTTCGATGATAATTGTTTTCGTCTTTTCTTAGGGCCAGCCAGATGTTCTTAATTTGAGTTCAGTTTTTCATTAAAATGTTCACTTTTGAGTTGAGTATTTTGTTAGTGAAGATCCAAAAGGTGGACCGAACTCTGGATCGATCATGATTAGATCTCGATAGCTTGAGAAGTAGGATCTGCACAAGCAACAGACCGTTAGGCTCGCCGCAGAGGTGGGAGGGCCACtctgtgaccaccctccggcgtgagaataaagtatttgtttagagagagaaagtagagagagagagagagagtaaggaCGAAGGTTCAGAAACTCGTATTTGAAGAGGGTATTTATACCAGTTGGTTTTTAAATGACGTCATTTGGTGGGACGCACTTTACGATTTGCGTCCTTTTCTTTGAAAGTAGGACGGACCTTTGAGATAGTGGTTTTTAATGTCTAGCCCCTTCATGACCGTTTGTCCGTTCGTTCCTTGGTGAAGGTCCGGATTCGGTCATGTAGCTACAGTTAGTGTTGGACCTTTGGTGACAGGTGTTGGAAAATTGTgaaaaatagcatttttcacaaatatatgAAAATAATTTTTTCCTATTTTGAACTAGAAACAAATATAAGAAAATGAGatggttttatatatttatttgtgggtttgtgttctacgttggaagagcttcgcaacgaactaaaccacgtccaaaacggagctaagatgaatgagaaaACTAGCAAACGAGTATTGGCTCGCAACGCAACACTTAATCTAGCTCGCAAATAGAATCTAATCAAAATCAGAAAACTAGCAAACGAATAttggctgtccgaatggacatccgatcagatgaccatccgatcggatagtcatTCGATCAACAGTCGTCCGATCAAACGCCTCCACCGCCTTACTCTCCCtcttgcactataaatacccgttgtcacatcactgttcactgATATGACAGCCTCGTCCGACCCAGAGCCTTCCAAGTCATTCTCAAGCACATTTCACTCGATTCTAAGCCAATTTCGTAAGTATTCTACTTGAATCTTGTACTTCTTTCATCATTACACAATTCCCCACCATTCTTTCCATCAAAATCACTGGTTTCCTTCACGAAATCACCCGATTTGGACTCTTGAAGGTGACATCATCATGGGTTGCTTATGTAATCATTGAATGACGTCATCTCATCGGGAATGGTGCAGATCCACCTGTATTTTACACATTTAAACACGAATCTTTGCAAAACCTTAACATTTTCTCTAAGGAAATTCATACTTTCAActttcttcaaactttcttaacCTTTTACTCAAATCGGTGGAATCTGAACCCAAACAGGCCTAGGACTTGTTCCTTAGTCTGGAGTCGGCTCGATAATGAATTCCCACCGGAGAGATGACCGATCTACGAGTCATACATGAAACGCCGTCAAGGGTAGTTACcctgatcgaatggggtgattcccatccgatcagacaaGCTGAACCTTTCCGTTGTCTTGATACGTTATCATGTCACCTCCGTTAAACCTAAACTTAAAAATTTCACGAAAGTTTCAACGGAACAAGATCACAACAGTCGAATGATCATTCGATCGGACGATCATCCGATCGAACGATCATCCGACCGAGCGATCTGTTTCCTGTAGCcttcaacacttaaactattTGAATCAGAACTTTAAACTATCAAATTTTCactcgaatagtcatccgatcgaatgatcatccgaccggatgaccatccgatcgaacgacttgatcttatactacaacaaaaacttcaaaagtttgaAACATTTTGCAAAACACATTACTGATCGAACGACCAGTCGATCGGATGATCATCCGTCcggacgaccgtccgatcgaatggggGGGGGTCCATCtggttcgaatggccatccgaccggatgaccggatgaccatccgtccggatgaccatccgatccggAAACATGTCAGACACTTTTACTCGATGTTCGCACGATTCGACATTCTGTTCAACACTCATACTGTTATACTATAATCAGGCTAACTCCAGTGCTCCCTTCGATCCAATTAGTCAGTGTTGATACTTAGtacccactgtgagtatactcgatccccttttgatttaaacacttttgggatgcaatcatgtattctataaacatgacacttgacacttgaaacttatttggaAACACGCTCTATCCGTAGTAAACATGTAGACTGGATActtgtgaaacttgagacttatatgctatgtgacgtttaatccttGTATGTGACATGTCTTAACAATTATGGTACTATGCATATGctataggttgtaacgccccgcATGCTATTCTCTTGGGTATTGTTAACATCAAACCTCCTGTTAGACTTTGGGAAAGGCAATGAACATTTATAGCTCCCGCTAGACTCTTGGGATCGCTATATTAATTGCGTTGGAAATGCGTGTTACATAGGGACTGCGTTAGCTTAGCAtggtgaaacttgttatatgtttTCATGGCGGATATGAGTTTTTGGAATgttttaaactattatgctattatgtactcaaacttgtatactcgccaacacttttgttgatagtattttaatacatgttgcaggttgataagtTTGGACGCTGAAGAAACAAGCTAGGAAGATGCTTAGAAACTCATCTAGTTAATTAGTCAATTTCGAACAATATTTGAATCTGATGTACTTTGATACTATGTGTGGTGATGGAACATGTTGGTTGTTTAGACAATTTTTCATGAAACTTGATTAAATTATATTGAAACtattagtgttatggaatctcttgagcaatctgaacgcttagtgtcgcgtcccgatgtttctgccatcggttggggtgtgacaggcaCACACAATCACCAATCGTCAATCGATTCAACAAAACTCAAATTACTAGTAATCAGAACTTCCGTCAGCAGACACATCCAAGGATCGTTAATGGGAACTTCCATCAGCACACACATCATCATCAATCGGAACTTTCGATTACTAGCAACTAATACCACTAAACCCATATAACAACTTcccaaaaaaaaaccctaaaaaagaTGAATAGTTGGTGATAAACACCCTCACCTGATTTCTAGTTTCCCTAGATCAGCACAATATTCCCAAACAGAAAAACGATCGCACCTCTCTTCACGAAGATTCCCTCTTCGGTTTTAGTGATGTATGTTTCGTTGGATTGTGTGACACAGATAGCACTGAAAGGGTTTGATGAGAAAGTGTTTGGTTTTAATATAATCACagaacagagagagagagagagagagagagagagagagagttgagatcATGTATACGGTTATCACGTAAATAATGGGGACCATCTGAGAGTTCAGAGATTTGGTGGGGGTACACAAATAACACTTGTACTATATTACCCATGttcttataataataataattaatcaaTTATAAGGTTTTTAATTGTAAACAACACCAACCATTGATTTAAAAGTTggatggttcagatctgttcttatgGTTTTCACAGTATGtgctgtttgtacaggatctcaactcTACAAAGGAAATCAttgttgtgacaaccctcacaattccaggtatccgtacaattaattaataattaatttatgcttaatgactgtgcttgattacaaccgTGATTAAACTGATTTCTgctttctgatacatacatactcatgcatcagaCTTTATACtatcactctattatttacacacaaacattagtgacaagcttgatgcacaaagcacagttagcacagtgagcgaaTAACCATAAAAgcatgctgacaatgccaacaCCTAGACATACATTATCTTTGAGGCCAGTGtgagccaggaatagaatactacactagtagggagtgtagggaagtgaggaccataaaactgcgtcattaggtgatagttatagtgctcgaaagtgcctaaaacatactttaagtgcagaattctgcactaaataaacaaaattcagcatttaacaatgctagtaaagtgcaaaaacttggcaaaatagtcctagattcttttcaaagtgttgggaattaaatgtgtcactaaaaataatataagaGACACTTTAAAGactaacttagcactttaacggatcaacatccaaccgaacaaccggactttatccagaacataaaaatattgccaaatacattgtttttacttttctgaactagttagggtccccgaacaccctaacacaccttatattacataacacacaacAACACACTAACTATATCATTCAAACTTAACTAGATTAGTTACTTTATCATTACAACCCAACcccctacccccccccctttCAACAGTCATGAATGGTGGGGACACCCCCATGATTTTTGAATTGTTTATTAGATCCTTGTCTAGTTATTAGAAGCACATTGTCCATAAGACCATAACTTGATGGAGGTTATAAGTATTAACCCCAAGATCTCTACCTTCTCACTTCACCAAACATCAAACACTCACCACTCTCCTTCCTCCTCTCTTTGAGTTCggccaccaccaccctccaccataACACCACCATCAAGCTTCCATTCAAGCATTCTACATACATCCAAAGGTGCAAGAGGCcctacaagtaagcttggtgcactcggaagctcaaggaccgctcttgttttcttttatccaccacttttacgctttgaaactcccctagccttgtgctagtagtaagtgccttagatcttcatcttgttcacatttttgttggttaatagcaaaaagaatggtgaaatgttaagaactctaaagaacatgAACAAAGTCTTGAAACATAAACTAACAAGTAATGAAAAATGGTTAAAGTAAAGATGAAAATCATGttgttcttgtgttgttatgcttgttgaatGTTATTTGTTAGTAGAAATGGTATGGTTCATcacatggacttgctagatcatgtttaaagacatgaactagcaagatgtgaaagttaaAGATATGTAGGATGATGAACTCATTCACAcatgaactatgaacttgaataatggatgttttcttgaaaaataaagatcaaaataagttgtaatcttgtagatctaaagatctatgagtggtttttcgaaagaaccaagtgaaagatgtGAGTTTTATTAAGAaatggatcttacataaactaatcatattttagtgggtaaacaagtgtagaaacacttgtgtaacaagaaaatttcacaaagaaatatttttagaaatcatgactagaagttgtatttgttcaaatcctttaaaaataaagtttttaagaaactaatcacatttttaaaggtaacaagacttactaattatgctagtaagttactacttgcttttataaatttttcaagttcataattTTATcgtttatgcttatttttgtcaagattggtAATTAGAGAATTATATATTGTTGGTTGATGATTGTtggaatgattttacaaaagaaaatgatatgctaaaaagtatggacacctccatttacaaaggaaactctggcgaaatttttctagaatttcaacacttagaaatattttctagcaagtgtttacaaaaaaaatatttttaacttggtttttaaaataaactttgccatgatttttattacaaaaaaatACGAAGTGCCGGAGGTCGaatttcgtaaataaaatttgttaaatatatattttataataaaatgcttgtgtgattgtttgttattctgtgcactagatatattatttttagggtaaaaataatataacttgaaaataccatgaaattacgactccaaaataataccaacgctctcacaaaataaatatttaagttacacaagtattgttgctttacgacacactaaaacgtaacttatgtatatttcggAAAACACTCCCATACGTATATTTTGATGAAGTATTATCTTGGAAaatgtatgaagtaaaatataatatttttgggaaaaatatatatattttggaattgagatgttttagacaagtaaattaaatatattttttaagtgggacttaaaatatatttttcggatattACAAATGTatatgtatgagatacccccatccttgggaaggaaaatacgaagttaaaatacttaagAAGTATTAAATACAGAAATATtatttaaacaattattccaaaaccaaatataatttaagttaaaataattattattttaacaaataattataacttggaataatattgggaacATAAGAAACGTAATTTAAAGATATAAATACAGaagcaaggcacgacccgttcgtctaatagacgttagaacattgtaggtagtcgtgtttgctgaggagatttgagttacacatactgaagacgcaatactgtgagttcatgtcacccttttctctttactgttttcagttttatacttcgggggtgaaatacatattacaattattacagacattacttacatggtatgattagcttaaggagggtttatactacttagatcatgtgagtgggtaggtagaacttaaggccattaatcctcgttgtaggaccgatggacatgagtgatagatctattccggtgtagcgagccccactcctgagttcGCCGAGTGGACCATCTGGTGACtatgtgcccgacgcacaaatctgctaggtttgagtcttcctgcatcacttcacacatatcattggctttgcaacccaatggtgatctctttttccttaattgctacataccagggactttttacatacagacatactttaaaaaggtttatacatactcacatacacatgaactcgctcaacttttgttgacttttcaaattacatgtatttcaggaaaactaaaggatctggcaagtgtctgcatttgtgtcaagctgcgtactaaataaagacgtcatccagggtagtaggttcaggaggtgtaacccttacctggacgggttacatgtccttaaaccatgtttttattcaAGTCTTTTATTGTGTCATATGAACACGTTTTAAATCATGTCATGGTTGTATCTTGTTTCTATGAGTCGACATTTTAAAATGATGTTGTGGTATTGTTTCTAAAtcttattaatggatgaacatttcttgtttttatcatatagcattgttatgattgattgctatggtaataagaagtcacaccaaataatccatgcttccgcaaaagccaaggtgtgacagcttggtatcagagcctcgatcatagcgaattaggattctttctcgagtctagactatgatcatcagggctctcacgaaaatattttcaaacattttacattgcatacactaaacgtccagatccagggcacaaaacatttttacaaacaaaacaaaacatttttacaaacaaaaggcataAATGCACTTTTCAAAATTCGTGATTCAGTTTTAGAGACTGtgggagttcagccttagaggctgagggaggttcagtcttagagactgggggagttcagccttagaggctggggagagtcaatcttagagattgggaagGTTTATTCAGacttagagactgggagttggtcttagaggccagggaattagtcttagagactgggagttggtcttagaggccagggaattagtcttagagactgggagttggtcttagagaccagggaattagtcttggagactgggaaggtttggtcttagaggccagggagttagtcttagagactagggagttcagtcttagagactagggaggtTTGGTCTGAGAGACGGGAtgtgttagtctgagagactgggtggttagtctgagagactgggagatttgtctgagagactaggaaagATAATGTGAATACATGACTATGTGATAAATTACTCTTATTTGCATACACTAATTGTTAGTAATTACTATGGATATACATGCTATGACTATTATGTACCGGCACACATGTCACTTCATTTTGAAAGCGTGTTATCAGACATTGATAATCCTACGGCCACCGCCACAGATGATGAGATTGCATCTACGCTGGAGATATTTACGACAGACACTGAGAGCGACCCTGACATGCTGACCAAGGACGAGGACAATTTCCAACCGTCCGCGCTGCCAGACTTTggtgatgaattacccttgctgatggtttCCTTGACGAGAGTCTTCCTGTCATTCTTGATTCGGTCCACGACCGCCTTACCATTTGGACACTTCGGTGGAGAGCACCTCTTGACTCCAATCCTCGACAATGCGCCTCCTGTGGACATTCCTTCCGAAGATTGACTACTCAACGAATAATTGATGATGACATTGGCATGTTATTGATGACCCTTCTGATAACACCTATGATGATGGAAAGTTTGACGAGCACGTTGTTACTAAGTTCACTTTTTGAGACCCCTGTTAACAAGCTATCATCTGATTCTAGCATACAGTcaatttcagactcctttgagtctgtgacatctgcaGCCTTACAGACGGCCGGACTATGGCTTTCTGCTACTGACTCAGACGACGACATCGCTATGACTATTGCACCAACACCTGCTCAAGACGCCACACCTTTACACAACCCAGAGCCTGCTCCTGAGCCAGCTCATGTTCCTTTCG
This genomic interval carries:
- the LOC110872163 gene encoding uncharacterized protein LOC110872163, with the protein product MESKSQKVEVIKQAIKQVMEEGGTDDDRLLSKLMSQLDSEPEPNSALSNSRSDEDEEEKILKELKKVRRQNVVTHCLLSVMILLTVTWQISEVSIILKLKNGVAHPFRSIGSILLSMIKPHRPQLDKDNDTLITEASNLIESTPVHDLKLPKLPHLELPKINLGLNDQD